The following coding sequences are from one Vulpes vulpes isolate BD-2025 chromosome 12, VulVul3, whole genome shotgun sequence window:
- the CEBPD gene encoding CCAAT/enhancer-binding protein delta, translating into MSAALFSLDGPARGVSWPAEPAAFYEAGRAGKPGRGSEAGGAAEPGAAGPAMYDDESAIDFSAYIDSMAAVPTLELCHDELFADLFNSNHKAGAGGAGGAAGAAGAGGLELLPGGPARAPGPGPAAPRPLKREPDWGAGDGDAAGSLLPAQVAACAQTVVSLAAAQPTPPTSPEPPRGSPGPSPAGAARDKTAGKRGPDRGSPEYRQRRERNNIAVRKSRDKAKRRNQEMQQKLVELSAENEKLQQRVEQLTRDLAGLRQFFKQLPSPPFLPPAAAADCR; encoded by the coding sequence ATGAGCGCCGCGCTCTTCAGCCTGGACGGCCCGGCGCGCGGCGTGTCCTGGCCCGCGGAGCCCGCGGCCTTCTACGAGGCGGGCCGCGCGGGGAAGCCGGGCCGCGGGAGCgaggcggggggcgcggcggagCCGGGCGCCGCGGGCCCCGCCATGTACGACGACGAGAGCGCCATCGACTTCAGCGCCTACATCGACTCCATGGCCGCGGTGCCCACCCTGGAGCTGTGCCACGACGAGCTCTTCGCCGACCTGTTCAACAGCAACCACaaggcgggcgcggggggcgcggggggcgcggcgggcgcggcgggcgccggcggcctggagctgctgcccggcggccccgcgcgcgccccgggcccgggccccgccgcgccgcggccGCTCAAGCGCGAGCCCGACTGGGGCGCGGGGGACGGCGACGCGGCGGGCTCGCTGCTGCCCGCGCAGGTGGCCGCGTGCGCGCAGACAGTGGTGAGCCTGGCGGCCGCGCAGCCCACGCCGCCCACGTCGCCCGAGCCGCCCCGCGGCAGCCCCGGGCCCAGCCCCGCCGGCGCCGCGCGGGACAAGACTGCGGGCAAGCGGGGCCCGGACCGCGGCAGCCCCGAGTACCGGCAGCGGCGCGAGCGCAACAACATCGCGGTGCGCAAGAGCCGCGACAAGGCCAAGCGGCGCAACCAGGAGATGCAGCAGAAGCTGGTGGAGCTGTCGGCGGAGAACGAGAAGCTGCAGCAGCGCGTGGAGCAGCTCACGCGGGACCTGGCCGGCCTGCGGCAGTTCTTCAAGCAGCTGCCCAGCCCGCCCTTCCTgccgcccgccgcggccgccgaCTGCCGGTGA